Below is a window of Alphaproteobacteria bacterium DNA.
TTCAAATTTATTTTCATAAAAGTTCTTCATTTCGTTTAATGTGGACAAAATTATATTTTTTCTATTATTTTGCATCATTTTAAGATGCAAAGAATCGGTCAATTTAGTTTAGAAAATGTATATATTATTATGAAGCCTCAAGATTGAGACCTTTTTAAACAAGCAATATCATGAAGGGGGTAAAAGTTACAACCGATGAGTTGGGTGGCCAAGACAAAAATTGTGGTTATGATTTATCTCTTTTATTAAATGTAGCGAATAACATAAGCTAAAGAAATGGATTTTGGCCTATGTAAAAATTTTTATATGCGTCTTTTAGCCGCACAACTTTGTGGGTAGTGCTGATTTGCGGATAAAGTAATTTGCAGTTTTATTCTAAGAAGTTATGTATAATTTTTTACCTGCAAGAAATAACCTAGATGTGATACAAATTTTTTAGTCCCACACGTGGGTAAATTTCAAAATATAATCTTTGTAAAATCTTTAATAAATTCCTATGAAATTATTGGGTTTTTAAAAGACGTATATAAACAAAAATTTTAAATTCCAAGCTTAAAAAAATACATTAATGGAAAGTTTTGCCATGTTTTATAAAGCCTCGCTCTCTCTTATTTTTCTCTTTACTGTTTCAGGCAAATATTGTTCGGCAACAACTCTGGAAATGATAGAAGCCCTTGCTAAGGCCAAGGGTGTTGAGTTTACTCCTAAAAAAACAGCTAGAATAAGAATACAACAAGGGGGCTTAGGAGTTATAAATGAAATTTTAGTTGAGCAAGCTCAACAGAAAGAAAAACTAAGAGAAGAAGGAATTGCTCGAAAATTAGCTTTTGTACAAGAAGAGGAAGCAAATAAACGGGCTGTAGAGAGAGCCAAAGCCGAATTAGAAATAGATCAACTTAAACAACATGAAGTAATAAAGCGAGATCAAGAAAGACAGGCTCATCAAAAACTAGTTGAAGATTTGGAGCGAACCTGGACAGAAAAGCTTCAGGCACAAAAATTTTTAATGGAGCAGGCCATCTCCGATGCAAAATCGCTTTCTGGGGAAAATGGAGAAGCCGCTAGAGAAATAGTTGTTGAGGAGGGTGTCGCAGAACTTCAAGCCAGATTACAAGAAATGGAGCAGGAAAAAAATGACCTATTGAATGCTCTGGGAACATTAAAAGGGGGCCAAGTCCTTTTACCCACAAAGGGAACAGAATTCATTGTATATGGAGCGCCATACTTTCATACGCATAATCTCAAAGAACCCAATATATCCCTAGATGAAACTTTGAATCAAAAACTTAATTCTATTAAAGAGTGTGTTCAGACACTCTTAGATGAAATGGAGAAAAATGCAAAGCTCAAAGCTGTTCAACGGATGCTGACAAAACGACAACTGGAGAGATTGAAGGCAGGGGCTGAAGAATTTGATGCTGGCAATTTTTTAAGAACATTTAATGAAGTTAAAGGCCAGTTACCTACAATGACAGATAGCCCGGCATTTCAAACAATTGAGGTCGCCACAAAATGGATCGAAAAAAACCGCAAAGCCTTATCTAAAGTTGGAGAACACAGACTTTATGTTCAACGTCAGCACGAGGCCGCTCAACTTGTCCAAGATAAAATGCAAGAATTCGAGGAATTCTATGAAGATTATTTGGATAGAGTGGTTGCAGATATGTGTAAATGGCTTTCTCCAACGGCAACTGATGGGGAAGCTATAAAAGATTTAAAACGTGAGTTTAAATTAAAAATTCAGAAAGATAGCATACCGGAGCTGAAAAAATATCTCAGTGGATCAATTCCTATCTTTGGAACTACGGATTCTTTTTTGATGCAGATGTTTGTCAAATGTGGGCAAGGAAAAGAGTTTGGGAATTTTAAAGAAGTGCTTCTGGCTTATTCTGCACTCTTTAATGAATATGGCGAAATGAGTAAACTTGTTGAAGAATTATTAAATTATCAATTTTTCCAAAAACGCTACCAATCCTTGCGTAAAACTCTTGCAACTTTAGATTTAAGCCAAATTGCAGATAAAGCGATTCGAGAAATTTTAATAGTAATGAGAGACGAAGATGTGTTGGTTTACTCAGAGACAAAAACATCAATTTTTGCCGCTGCGATTCCAGGGGCTCTAAAAGAATACATTGGCAAATTCGCTATTGCTCCGGGTGAAAATTTAATAGTCAGTACCGTTGAAAAAATATTGATTGCTTATTTGCAGATTGATGCTTTTTCAAATAGTTTGAGAGCTGCAAATCCTAAGGTTATTGATTTCCATATCAAAGAGAAAAAATAATTTCTCAGCATCTCTTGGGTTGACGGCAGGTAATCGCTAATGTCACTCTTTATAGAAACAAGAGTGTGCTCACTTTGCCTACAGTAATGCGAGAAATATTTATGAATTTACAAGCCATTAGTTCTTTACTTCCTTATTTCACTTTAGGTTTGTTTATCGTGGGTTTGTTTTTGACACGATCTCGCATCATCCTCGCTCCCCTCTTTGCGGCGCAACTTGTCTTTGCCTTTATCCAAGGAGTTATTAATCCCTTAGGACTTTTCGCTATCGTTGCGTTTTGGGGATTATGCACTCTTCATTGGCGGCATTTGTCTACCAAAGAGTGGTACAATCTGATACGCATATTCGCTTTAAGTCTTGTTGCCATTGCCTTTGCCAGTCATATGGTTCCTGGATTTCATAATTTACGCTTTTTCACGGGAATTTTAATTTCGCCATCTGCTGCGCCTTTCACAATGTATTTAAATTTTGACAAAACCATTGCTGCGGTTGTGTTGGTAATGGCTAGTGGTCTATTTGTCCGGCAGGCAAATCCGTTTGGCATGAAAACCTTACGCAATACGGTCCTCATTTCTGCCTTATGCATTGCTGTCCTTATCCCGCTAACTATTTTGAGTGGGTATGTGCAGTTTGATCCAAAGTTTCCAGAAGTTTTTTGGTTCTGGGCCTTTAATAATCTTTATTTTGTGTGTTTTGCGGAAGAAGTTATTTTTCGAGGTATGATCCAAAGTCATCTGATGACTTTGGCCCATCGTTGGAAACTATCTCCTTTTATACCTATTGTTATTTCCGCAATTCTTTTTGCCGTGGCCTTACCCGGTCATCGACAAGGGGGGGTAGATTTCATGGCATTTACTGTCGTAGCTGGCTTATTTTATGGGTACGCCTATCATCGCACGCGGCGTTTAGAATCCGCTATCTTGGTGCATTTCATAGTGAACGTAACTCATTTTCTGTTTTTTACATACCCTATGTTGGCGCGATAAAATAACGAACTATAAATTTTAAAAATTCTTAATTTTCATTCCCTTCGCCATTAATTTATGTCATTTAGATATTTTAGATACGGTCATAGGAGTCACTAAAAATGATCACACAAGCCATGGTATTAGCTGCAGGTGAAGGGCGTCGATTACGCCCCCTAACGGAACATATCCCAAAACCCCTGATTCCGGTTGGAGGAAAAGCAATGTTAGATCATGCGTTGGATCAATTGTCCGCAATTGGTGTGACACGTTGTGTGGTCAATACTCATTATTTGGCGGATCAAATTCATACCCATCTTGGGGGAAGAGGATCACCGGAAATTACAATCTCTCATGAACCTGAACTTTTAGATACAGGGGGGGGTATTGCAAAAGCATTGGCGCATTTTCAAGGAGAGCCCTTTTATGTTTTGAATGCAGACATTTGGTGGGTTGATGGTCATCAGTCGTGCTTAAAACAGCTTGCCAAAGTATGGGATTCAGAAAAAATGGATGCGTTGTTGCTTTTGGTTCCTCTTGACAATGCCATTGGGTTTGAGGGCGTGGGAGATTATTTCTTGAAGTCAGATGGGCGTGTCCAATATCGAGGAGAAAAGCTCGTAGCACCTTATATATTTTCTGGGATTCGTATCCTTCATCCTCACCTTCTAGAGAATGAAAAAATTCACCCTTTTTCGATTATGCCCTTTTTTCACAAAGCCGAAAGAGAGGGACGTCTTTATGGTGCAGTATTTGACGGGGATTGGGGAGATATGGGGACACTGGAAAGTTTAAAGGAAATTCAAGAGGTTGTTGGATGATCTCTTCTCCCGAACGTCCGCTGAAAGGCCTCTGTGCAGTTCCTCTTGGCGTTCCTTTTTTACCAACTTTAGTTGAGAAACTGATAGGTGAAACAGCCTCTGACCCCTTAAGTTTAGGACGCTATTTAGTCATTCTTCCCACCCGCCGTGGGTGCTTAATGCTTCAAGAAGCTTTCCTGAAAGCAACGCGGAAGGGTTGTCGAATTCTCCCTCGAATTATGGCTCTGGCGGATATCGAGGAAGGAGCAGAGCTACCCGGATATAGCCCCCTTACTCTTTTGCCGTTGGCAATGCCTTCCTCGCAGAGATTGGGCTTGATGAGTCAACTGGTGTTGGCCTTTGAACGGCAAAAAGAAGGAGGGCATCAAAACCCAGCGGGGGCCGTACGTTTGGCTCAGGAACTCATGCATTTAGTAGACGAAGTTGAAACGACCGGTTTAAATTTGAGCGATCTAAAAACGTTGGTGGGTGCGGATTATGCTGTTCATTGGCAATTAACACTGGATTTTTTAAAAATCCTGACAGATTTATGGCCCCCCATTCTAGACCAGGCGGGTTACATAGAACCAGCAACGCGAAAACGTCTTATTTTAGAGCAAGTAGCGACTCATTGGAGTCCCCATTATCCTGTTATTTTAGCTGGGACAACGGCCACACGCCCTGCAACGGCACAATTGGCGAAAGCTATTCTGAATTTTA
It encodes the following:
- a CDS encoding nucleotidyltransferase family protein; this translates as MITQAMVLAAGEGRRLRPLTEHIPKPLIPVGGKAMLDHALDQLSAIGVTRCVVNTHYLADQIHTHLGGRGSPEITISHEPELLDTGGGIAKALAHFQGEPFYVLNADIWWVDGHQSCLKQLAKVWDSEKMDALLLLVPLDNAIGFEGVGDYFLKSDGRVQYRGEKLVAPYIFSGIRILHPHLLENEKIHPFSIMPFFHKAEREGRLYGAVFDGDWGDMGTLESLKEIQEVVG
- a CDS encoding CPBP family intramembrane metalloprotease, whose amino-acid sequence is MLTLPTVMREIFMNLQAISSLLPYFTLGLFIVGLFLTRSRIILAPLFAAQLVFAFIQGVINPLGLFAIVAFWGLCTLHWRHLSTKEWYNLIRIFALSLVAIAFASHMVPGFHNLRFFTGILISPSAAPFTMYLNFDKTIAAVVLVMASGLFVRQANPFGMKTLRNTVLISALCIAVLIPLTILSGYVQFDPKFPEVFWFWAFNNLYFVCFAEEVIFRGMIQSHLMTLAHRWKLSPFIPIVISAILFAVALPGHRQGGVDFMAFTVVAGLFYGYAYHRTRRLESAILVHFIVNVTHFLFFTYPMLAR